In Methanonatronarchaeum sp. AMET-Sl, one genomic interval encodes:
- the mptA gene encoding GTP cyclohydrolase MptA, which yields MTLPDVQADKPSVSVDLTRVGVSNIRKHVEIMKEDSDRPMILLSEFNISVDLPSDRKGANLSRNFEAIDEVLERALEKPVCEIESLCVEVAKEILDRHEYASRAEVNMESEFSMKKKAPVSEIRSQDIIKIFARAVATPEGVRNRVGTEVKGTTACPCAQGIMAERIREILGDIEVDRDKIDLILEEIPIATHNQRGRGTISIEAPVGYDVPIEKLIEIIERSMSSRIYELLKREDEAEVVEKAHKNPVFVEDAVRNMIAYIVDEFDNLPDNALVTAKQVNEESIHSHNAFAERVAELGELRKEIK from the coding sequence ATGACGCTTCCAGATGTCCAAGCTGATAAACCAAGTGTTTCTGTTGACTTAACAAGGGTTGGAGTATCCAATATCCGTAAACATGTGGAGATAATGAAAGAAGATTCAGATAGGCCGATGATACTTCTATCTGAATTCAATATCTCCGTGGATCTACCTTCAGATAGGAAGGGAGCTAATCTTTCAAGAAACTTTGAAGCTATAGATGAAGTTTTAGAGCGTGCTCTTGAGAAACCTGTATGTGAGATTGAGAGTCTATGTGTCGAGGTTGCTAAAGAGATTCTTGATAGACATGAGTATGCAAGTCGTGCTGAAGTCAATATGGAAAGCGAGTTCTCTATGAAGAAGAAAGCTCCTGTTTCAGAGATACGTTCTCAAGACATAATCAAGATTTTTGCTAGAGCTGTTGCCACACCTGAAGGAGTTAGAAATCGGGTTGGAACCGAGGTTAAGGGAACAACAGCCTGTCCATGTGCACAGGGTATAATGGCTGAAAGAATCCGTGAGATATTAGGAGATATAGAAGTGGATAGAGACAAAATCGATTTGATTCTAGAGGAAATACCAATCGCTACACATAATCAGAGAGGTCGTGGAACCATCTCTATTGAAGCTCCTGTCGGATATGATGTTCCTATCGAGAAATTAATAGAGATAATTGAGAGATCGATGAGTTCAAGGATATACGAGTTGTTGAAAAGAGAGGATGAAGCAGAAGTAGTTGAGAAAGCGCATAAAAACCCTGTGTTTGTAGAAGATGCGGTTAGAAACATGATTGCATACATAGTAGATGAATTCGATAACCTACCTGACAACGCCTTAGTAACAGCAAAGCAAGTAAATGAGGAAAGCATCCACAGCCATAACGCTTTTGCTGAAAGAGTAGCAGAACTAGGTGAATTGAGAAAAGAAATCAAATAA
- a CDS encoding 4Fe-4S dicluster domain-containing protein: protein MVENTYGFLVDTSRCIECGGCEVACKREQGVERGVNWRKVVTVDEGVEGEEEHWPMSCLHCSDAPCATICPVNAIEKRDDGIVTVDDDECIGCGYCLYACPFGAPQFGRDGATGSKGTMNKCTFCVDRIEEGKEPACAANCVTNAILAGDMTEITEEYQERVAKTGKPIVSP from the coding sequence ATGGTTGAAAACACATATGGATTCCTCGTTGACACATCCCGCTGCATAGAGTGCGGAGGATGCGAGGTAGCCTGCAAAAGAGAACAAGGAGTAGAAAGAGGCGTAAACTGGCGTAAAGTAGTTACAGTAGATGAAGGAGTTGAAGGTGAAGAAGAACACTGGCCAATGTCATGTCTACATTGCTCAGACGCACCATGCGCAACAATCTGCCCAGTAAACGCAATAGAAAAAAGAGATGACGGAATAGTCACAGTAGATGATGATGAATGCATCGGCTGTGGATACTGCCTATACGCATGTCCATTCGGAGCACCACAGTTCGGAAGAGACGGCGCAACAGGCAGCAAAGGAACAATGAACAAATGCACATTCTGTGTAGACAGAATAGAAGAAGGAAAAGAACCAGCATGCGCTGCAAACTGCGTAACCAACGCAATACTAGCAGGAGACATGACTGAAATCACCGAAGAATACCAAGAAAGAGTCGCGAAGACCGGAAAACCGATAGTGAGTCCCTGA
- a CDS encoding beta-CASP ribonuclease aCPSF1: MSVQQTLNEIRDRIIEEVPNGITISNVEFEGPEVVIYTEDPRKFAKDGDIVRELAKKLRKRVTVRPNVKVLSDPEKAEKQIRDIVPDDAGITNIYFDSEFGEATVEAEKPGLVIGKYGSTLREITENIGWTLKVIRKPPIETPIVQSVRQYIRAQSEERKEILKKVGKKIHREPTSEEEWVRTTHLGGSREVGRSSILLSTPESRVLIDCGIKPGSDSNQTPYLHIPEAYPISDIDAVVVTHAHLDHSGLIPLLYKYGYEGPIYCTAPTRDLMALLQLDYIDIAARESERIPYNSKMVREATKHAILLEYGEVTDIAPDIRLTLHNAGHILGSSMAHFHIGEGLYNVTVTGDFNSGKSRLFDSASNDFPRVESLIMESTYGGAQDNQPSRRKGEDKLVDIVNETTRRGGKVLIPAFAVGRSQETMLVIEEHMRNGRMDKVPVYLDGMIWEATAIHTTYPEYLNEKIKNRIFHKEKNPFLSDIFHRVDSNNMRQEVIKGEPCVILSTSGMLNGGPIIQYFKKLAPDPKNNLTFVGYQAEGTLGRRIQKGWDEIPLSGLNERTESVKVRLDVDSIEGFSGHSDRQQLIEFIRSMKSKPEKVLTVHGDEEKCIDLASTLYKKFHMDTLAPQNLETTRYI, from the coding sequence ATGTCAGTCCAACAGACTTTGAACGAGATTAGGGATCGCATAATAGAAGAGGTCCCGAACGGAATAACAATATCGAATGTCGAGTTTGAAGGGCCTGAAGTAGTTATATATACGGAGGACCCCAGGAAGTTCGCTAAAGACGGAGATATCGTGCGGGAGTTAGCCAAAAAACTCCGTAAAAGAGTTACAGTAAGGCCAAACGTAAAGGTACTTTCAGACCCCGAGAAAGCAGAAAAACAGATACGAGATATAGTTCCAGATGACGCTGGAATCACCAATATCTATTTTGACTCCGAGTTTGGAGAAGCAACTGTAGAAGCAGAGAAACCAGGCCTCGTAATCGGGAAATATGGTTCAACATTGAGAGAGATAACAGAAAACATCGGGTGGACACTTAAAGTAATCCGGAAACCACCAATCGAAACACCGATTGTACAGAGTGTTAGACAGTATATACGTGCTCAAAGCGAAGAACGCAAAGAAATACTGAAAAAAGTGGGTAAAAAGATACATAGAGAACCAACATCCGAGGAAGAATGGGTCCGAACAACCCATCTAGGAGGTTCACGAGAGGTCGGCCGTTCATCGATACTACTATCAACACCTGAATCCCGTGTACTAATCGATTGTGGAATAAAACCGGGTTCAGATTCAAACCAAACACCATACCTACATATACCAGAAGCATACCCAATAAGCGATATAGACGCAGTTGTCGTCACACACGCCCACCTAGACCACAGCGGCCTAATACCATTACTATATAAATATGGATATGAAGGACCGATATACTGTACAGCCCCAACAAGAGACCTAATGGCTCTACTACAACTAGATTACATAGATATCGCCGCACGAGAATCGGAAAGAATACCATACAACTCAAAGATGGTTCGAGAAGCAACAAAACACGCCATACTACTAGAGTACGGAGAAGTAACAGATATAGCTCCAGACATAAGACTAACACTACACAACGCAGGCCACATATTAGGATCAAGCATGGCACACTTCCACATAGGTGAAGGCCTATACAACGTAACAGTTACAGGTGACTTCAACTCAGGAAAATCCAGGCTTTTCGACTCAGCCTCAAACGACTTCCCAAGAGTCGAATCATTAATAATGGAGTCCACCTACGGGGGAGCCCAAGACAACCAGCCATCAAGGAGAAAAGGCGAAGACAAACTAGTAGATATAGTAAATGAAACCACAAGACGTGGAGGAAAAGTTCTAATACCAGCTTTCGCCGTCGGTAGGTCACAAGAAACAATGTTAGTGATCGAAGAACACATGAGAAACGGCAGAATGGATAAAGTCCCAGTCTACCTAGACGGAATGATATGGGAAGCAACAGCAATCCACACAACATACCCCGAATACCTAAACGAAAAAATCAAAAACAGGATATTCCACAAAGAAAAAAACCCATTCCTATCAGACATATTCCACAGAGTAGACAGCAACAACATGCGGCAAGAAGTAATCAAAGGAGAACCCTGCGTCATACTATCAACATCAGGAATGCTTAACGGCGGACCAATAATACAATACTTCAAAAAACTAGCACCAGACCCCAAAAACAACCTAACATTCGTAGGATACCAAGCCGAAGGAACATTAGGACGAAGAATCCAGAAAGGATGGGACGAAATACCATTATCAGGCCTAAACGAAAGAACCGAAAGCGTAAAAGTAAGACTAGATGTAGACAGCATAGAAGGATTCTCAGGCCACAGCGACCGACAACAACTAATAGAATTCATACGCAGCATGAAATCCAAACCAGAAAAAGTATTAACAGTACACGGAGACGAAGAAAAATGCATAGACCTCGCATCAACACTCTACAAAAAATTCCACATGGACACACTAGCCCCACAAAACCTAGAAACAACAAGATATATCTAA
- a CDS encoding molecular chaperone TorD family protein, producing MELEELFELRKYYYSFLQRMYLEEPPRVMAEDLASNDFVIPSESDNPWLDEKMVKGFDLIKEFMDSHDDADLIKDELDREFTSLFLGPVKKEVIPYESFYVDGELRDDSLLEVKKFLRKIQYGKADGFSKTEDHIAFEFDVMRHLCDRVLDGDEDAVMYQREFLEDHILVWVPEMCSDLVESDESSFYEAVALITEGFLNFERENFVGITGD from the coding sequence ATGGAACTTGAGGAACTTTTTGAATTAAGGAAGTATTATTATAGTTTTCTTCAGAGAATGTATTTAGAGGAACCTCCACGTGTTATGGCAGAGGATCTAGCTTCTAATGATTTCGTGATACCTAGTGAGAGCGATAATCCTTGGCTTGATGAAAAGATGGTTAAGGGGTTTGATTTGATTAAGGAGTTTATGGATAGTCATGATGACGCTGATTTGATTAAGGATGAGTTGGATCGTGAGTTTACCAGTCTTTTCCTTGGGCCTGTTAAAAAGGAGGTTATTCCATATGAATCTTTTTATGTTGATGGTGAGTTAAGAGATGATTCTTTGCTTGAGGTTAAGAAGTTTTTACGAAAGATTCAGTATGGTAAGGCTGATGGTTTCAGTAAGACTGAGGACCATATAGCTTTTGAGTTTGATGTGATGCGTCATCTTTGTGATAGGGTTCTTGATGGTGATGAAGACGCTGTTATGTATCAACGTGAGTTTCTTGAGGACCATATATTAGTTTGGGTTCCTGAGATGTGTAGTGATTTGGTGGAGTCTGATGAGTCAAGTTTCTATGAGGCTGTTGCACTCATAACAGAGGGCTTTCTCAATTTTGAGAGGGAGAATTTTGTTGGCATAACTGGGGATTAA
- the psmB gene encoding archaeal proteasome endopeptidase complex subunit beta translates to MESGDKFKGTTTVGLVCRDGVVLGSERRASMGNLIASKRAEKVFKIDDTIGLTMAGSVGDAQKLVRSIKAETKLYKLKREKPISVKATSTLMSNILGGGVLPYYVQLVIGGVDKDGPSIYVLDPGGGCLEEKLSSTGSGSPIAYGVLEDRYNEDITVDEGVDIAVRSLKSAMERDSSSGNGIDIAKITRDSFEIIDENEI, encoded by the coding sequence ATGGAAAGCGGTGACAAATTTAAAGGTACAACTACCGTAGGTTTAGTGTGCAGAGATGGAGTAGTGCTTGGATCAGAGAGACGCGCCAGTATGGGTAACTTGATTGCCAGCAAGAGGGCGGAGAAAGTTTTTAAAATCGATGACACAATCGGCCTTACGATGGCTGGTTCTGTCGGAGACGCTCAGAAACTGGTTCGTTCAATAAAGGCAGAAACCAAGTTATATAAACTCAAGCGAGAGAAACCCATTAGTGTTAAGGCCACATCGACCCTGATGTCAAACATACTTGGTGGGGGAGTGCTCCCATATTACGTACAGTTGGTTATTGGTGGGGTCGATAAAGATGGGCCAAGCATCTATGTACTTGACCCTGGAGGAGGGTGTCTTGAGGAAAAACTTTCGTCAACAGGCTCTGGTTCACCAATAGCATATGGTGTGCTAGAAGACAGATACAACGAAGATATAACTGTTGATGAAGGAGTGGATATCGCTGTTAGATCTCTTAAATCCGCGATGGAGAGAGATTCCTCTTCTGGAAACGGCATAGATATAGCCAAAATAACAAGAGATAGTTTTGAGATTATAGATGAGAACGAGATATAA
- a CDS encoding V4R domain-containing protein, with amino-acid sequence MNVEQALQNLHRHEPKIWSDNEVKIRDELGDQIDIYTFKQLQSSIFLFNPTMLTETYSQTRNLLKQEVNDWCEKTGLNDFYQNDFQQLSEEQKTNHIKSIVNEHVNKILKKMGYGVTKLKNIDIENNEIRIEVKESLESFNSSNIRRPYCFMLSGLLSGLIGSRFGNWLAYEDKCTATGHNSCEFIVGPEEQTIEKMRKYLDLSPRFSFGFKGRLSSMMADSGKKEDYSPLLEEITNKTLNIVGRDLKSKPRPELGSEITVRALQKYYLTFYIQDFKSGSQKLYDAGYQQGYRLARILTAIGINNVYQLERVLPEMWRKLGIGLLNIYREGYNTFRIEIEECAYSTELDLDNEICHYNSGMFAGIFSHARSGDFKSKEIACNAESGEKCIHIVKEN; translated from the coding sequence TTGAACGTTGAACAAGCACTACAAAACCTACATAGACACGAACCTAAAATCTGGAGTGATAATGAAGTTAAAATAAGAGATGAACTCGGAGACCAAATAGACATATACACATTTAAACAACTACAATCAAGTATATTCCTATTCAACCCCACAATGCTAACCGAAACATACAGCCAAACAAGAAACTTACTCAAACAAGAAGTTAATGATTGGTGTGAAAAAACCGGTTTAAACGATTTCTACCAAAACGACTTCCAACAACTAAGTGAAGAACAAAAAACCAACCACATCAAATCAATCGTCAACGAACACGTAAATAAAATACTTAAAAAAATGGGTTACGGAGTGACAAAACTCAAAAACATCGACATAGAAAACAATGAAATACGAATCGAAGTAAAAGAAAGCCTTGAATCATTCAACTCATCCAACATCAGAAGACCATACTGCTTCATGCTATCCGGACTACTCTCCGGATTAATTGGAAGCAGATTCGGAAACTGGCTAGCATACGAAGACAAATGCACAGCAACAGGCCATAACTCATGTGAATTCATAGTCGGACCCGAAGAACAAACAATAGAAAAAATGCGGAAATACCTCGACCTATCCCCCAGATTCTCATTCGGATTCAAAGGCCGATTATCATCAATGATGGCAGATTCAGGCAAAAAAGAAGACTACTCACCACTACTAGAAGAAATCACAAACAAAACACTCAACATTGTAGGACGAGACCTAAAAAGCAAACCCAGACCCGAACTAGGATCAGAAATAACAGTTCGAGCACTCCAAAAATACTACCTAACATTCTACATACAAGACTTTAAATCAGGCTCTCAAAAACTCTATGACGCAGGATACCAACAAGGATATCGATTAGCCCGAATACTAACAGCAATAGGAATAAACAACGTATACCAACTTGAGAGAGTTCTACCCGAAATGTGGAGAAAACTAGGAATAGGACTACTAAACATATATCGAGAAGGATACAACACATTCAGAATAGAGATAGAGGAATGTGCCTACAGCACCGAACTAGACCTAGACAACGAAATATGCCACTACAACTCCGGAATGTTCGCAGGAATATTCTCCCATGCACGCAGCGGCGACTTCAAATCAAAAGAAATCGCATGCAACGCAGAATCAGGAGAAAAATGCATCCACATAGTCAAAGAAAACTAA
- a CDS encoding molybdopterin-dependent oxidoreductase encodes MDKSNDESLLNKAKLKRRTFLKATALTTAAGLAGYSQSRDYFDGMIGSVDAAPEGDEELVKTICTNCSLGCGLKARVVDGEFVGQEAWKGHPVNQGGMCSKGNAEHQLVKTPNRVEAPMVKEGGDWQRLDWDNALDDIADKLLDIREEYGPDSVMWMGSAKISNEEAYMFRKLAAFWGTNNVDHQARICHSTTVFGLANTWGYGAQTNNVNDLSNTKCAFFIGSNAAEAHPAAMRHVIQAREQNDAKIVVADPRYTKTAAQADLYVPFRSGTDIPLIMYAVKKAIDEGEYDEEMIENRTYGFPVLEESVQNYDRETVSNICGTPEEKLDEFAELLIENSGEDGPMTILYSMGTTQHSKGAQNVRSYAILQLVLGNAGKPGGGVNALRGHDNVQGATDMCILSHSLPAYYGLDQGGWEHWCNVWDVDYDWMADRFENKELMERDGFTVSRWYEGVIKDEDEIDQPNNVKAVVVWGHSLNSITEMEREKQALDEADLVVIVNPYPSAASALTDREDDLYLLPACTQLEEEGSVSSTSRQQQWRFKVTDPIEDSRPDYEIMLELADRFGFKDEYAKNRNGEWDEMPEDVTREINMGCKTIQYTGGTPETLKGHAEYSHHFNPDTLQAEGGEYDGDYFGKPWPCWNEDHPGTPILYRNDIPISEGGHDFRVRFGTESPSREELLEGLNDMMEEILEPVVDEISNVSMLSGENGHDQLVDEYGIEGSWSRDLETDYKQAIENNLVPSGRGKARIWLWEWANQGGDGLPVHREPINSPRPDLIEEYPTYADRENHYRLTTEFETKQQERKDDAEEYPLVLTSGRQVEHMGGGAGTRQCWWLVELQPEMYVEINPRNANDLNIRDEDIVWVETREGKILVKAKVTERPMEDHVFLPYHWFGLFGGEDRTDHYPEGKIPYGIGEPANKVCNYGYAWTSQMQETKAGICKIEKASSNEASKYHEIYEKRS; translated from the coding sequence ATGGATAAATCAAATGATGAAAGTTTATTAAACAAAGCAAAACTTAAAAGGCGGACCTTCCTAAAGGCAACCGCCCTCACAACCGCCGCCGGACTCGCGGGCTACTCACAATCCCGCGACTACTTCGACGGCATGATAGGATCAGTCGACGCAGCTCCAGAAGGAGATGAAGAACTCGTTAAAACAATATGCACAAACTGCTCACTAGGCTGCGGCCTAAAAGCAAGAGTCGTAGATGGAGAATTCGTAGGACAGGAAGCATGGAAAGGACATCCTGTCAACCAAGGAGGAATGTGCTCCAAAGGAAACGCAGAACACCAACTCGTCAAAACACCAAACCGAGTAGAAGCACCAATGGTTAAAGAAGGAGGAGACTGGCAAAGACTAGATTGGGACAACGCATTAGACGACATCGCAGACAAACTACTCGACATAAGAGAAGAATACGGACCAGACTCAGTAATGTGGATGGGATCCGCAAAAATCAGCAACGAAGAAGCCTATATGTTCAGAAAACTCGCAGCATTCTGGGGAACAAACAACGTAGACCACCAAGCCAGAATCTGCCACTCAACCACAGTCTTCGGACTAGCAAACACATGGGGATACGGAGCCCAAACAAACAACGTAAACGACCTCTCAAACACAAAATGCGCATTCTTCATAGGATCAAACGCAGCAGAAGCACATCCAGCAGCAATGCGACACGTAATACAAGCAAGAGAACAAAACGACGCAAAAATAGTAGTAGCAGACCCAAGATACACAAAAACAGCAGCACAAGCAGACCTATACGTACCATTCAGATCCGGAACAGACATACCACTAATAATGTACGCAGTTAAAAAAGCCATAGACGAAGGCGAATACGACGAAGAAATGATAGAAAACCGAACATACGGCTTCCCAGTACTAGAAGAAAGCGTACAAAACTATGACCGAGAAACAGTTTCAAACATATGTGGCACACCAGAAGAAAAACTAGACGAATTTGCTGAACTACTAATTGAAAACAGTGGCGAAGACGGCCCAATGACCATACTCTATTCAATGGGAACAACCCAACACAGCAAAGGAGCCCAAAACGTAAGGTCATACGCAATACTACAACTCGTACTCGGAAACGCTGGAAAACCAGGTGGAGGAGTAAACGCATTAAGAGGCCACGACAACGTACAGGGCGCAACAGACATGTGCATACTATCACACTCACTCCCAGCCTACTATGGATTAGACCAAGGCGGATGGGAACACTGGTGCAATGTCTGGGATGTAGACTACGACTGGATGGCCGACAGGTTCGAAAACAAAGAATTAATGGAAAGAGACGGATTCACAGTATCAAGATGGTATGAAGGCGTCATAAAAGACGAAGACGAAATAGACCAACCAAACAACGTAAAGGCAGTAGTAGTTTGGGGACACAGCCTAAACTCCATAACCGAGATGGAGAGAGAAAAACAAGCCCTAGATGAAGCCGACCTCGTTGTAATCGTAAACCCATACCCATCAGCAGCATCCGCATTAACAGACCGAGAAGACGACCTATACCTACTACCAGCCTGCACACAACTAGAAGAAGAAGGAAGCGTAAGCAGCACCTCAAGACAACAACAATGGAGATTCAAAGTAACAGACCCAATAGAAGACAGCAGGCCAGACTACGAAATAATGCTCGAACTCGCCGACAGATTCGGGTTCAAAGACGAATACGCTAAAAACAGAAATGGCGAATGGGACGAAATGCCCGAAGACGTCACAAGAGAAATCAACATGGGCTGCAAAACAATCCAATACACAGGAGGAACACCAGAAACACTCAAAGGACATGCCGAATACAGCCACCACTTCAACCCAGACACACTACAAGCAGAAGGAGGAGAATACGACGGAGACTACTTCGGAAAACCATGGCCATGCTGGAACGAAGACCACCCAGGAACACCAATACTATACAGAAACGACATACCGATATCTGAAGGAGGACATGACTTCCGAGTCCGATTCGGAACCGAATCACCAAGCCGAGAAGAACTACTCGAAGGCCTAAACGACATGATGGAAGAAATACTCGAGCCAGTAGTCGACGAAATATCAAACGTAAGCATGTTGTCAGGTGAAAACGGACACGACCAACTAGTAGATGAATACGGAATAGAAGGAAGTTGGTCAAGAGACCTAGAAACAGACTATAAACAAGCGATAGAAAACAACTTGGTGCCAAGCGGTCGTGGTAAAGCAAGGATCTGGCTATGGGAATGGGCAAACCAAGGTGGAGATGGATTACCCGTACACCGAGAACCAATAAACAGTCCAAGACCAGACCTAATAGAAGAATACCCAACATACGCAGACCGAGAAAACCACTACCGACTCACAACCGAGTTCGAAACCAAACAACAAGAAAGAAAAGACGACGCAGAAGAATACCCACTCGTACTAACAAGCGGTCGACAAGTAGAACACATGGGTGGAGGAGCCGGAACAAGACAGTGTTGGTGGCTCGTAGAACTACAGCCCGAGATGTACGTAGAAATCAACCCAAGAAACGCAAACGACCTCAACATAAGAGATGAAGACATAGTATGGGTAGAAACACGGGAAGGCAAGATACTTGTCAAAGCAAAAGTCACAGAAAGACCCATGGAAGACCACGTATTCCTACCATACCACTGGTTCGGATTGTTCGGAGGAGAAGACCGTACAGACCACTACCCAGAAGGAAAGATTCCATACGGAATCGGAGAGCCAGCAAACAAAGTATGCAACTACGGATACGCATGGACCAGCCAGATGCAGGAAACAAAAGCAGGTATCTGTAAAATAGAGAAAGCAAGCAGCAACGAAGCAAGTAAATACCATGAAATCTACGAAAAGAGAAGCTAA
- a CDS encoding 4Fe-4S binding protein yields the protein MKTGVLLCTCSGRVDVRYKDVKEIEGAEVVELLDDACSESGLEALKRDIERNELDSLVVGCSYARDSFIEAASEMGVPPSDIRFIDLRDVCFSNNERQGVEAGKRCVAGEVEKICSSEQPRDMAVNIGDRVLVVGGGDIADKVAGYMSGMVDVVQIVPEGIDVSMDRLVGDDSVYQGEVYKVEGRVGDLEVGVLKETMVDIDRCIGCDRCRLECHADAFTSGYRVLDSCDECGDCVDVCPVDAIEIGRKEKRLFETDQVLLFDDSIGLDYNELPSGVNLIGSDVFESVSGVLGNAGGFRKDVWLDVRKELCNSRGPGGSEGCSYCVELCPMDAVWVDGDGIHFDRVECSGCGLCSAICPLSVPVHKSSNESFFNVLDTVLYEEGGFLRKDPLEKHVLLFGSEGVLDELGGEVRSGWELSPFIPVEVEVGALSTAMVVYAACKADGVVVVGDVSPAVDMAQTIVDELGVGDVGVMAGGIDVSWLNSFYRSVDTGNRVDLRHPDSYENRECLVSLLMELGGEGVVEGRYSFGFIDVSSECTLCNACANACQTGGLERKEGMLVFRHDRCTGCGLCMEVCPEDALDIEYLLDFGKLGDEVGVFESEMVCCEKCGREFISMEAYRKVVDSLESVDSSRSGDRVGLVKYCEDCRPLMALRDLDDLGD from the coding sequence TTGAAGACTGGTGTTCTTCTCTGCACCTGTAGTGGCAGGGTCGATGTTAGGTATAAAGATGTTAAGGAGATTGAGGGAGCTGAGGTTGTAGAGTTACTTGACGATGCGTGTAGTGAATCTGGTTTGGAGGCATTGAAGCGGGATATTGAGCGGAACGAGCTTGACTCTCTTGTTGTTGGATGTAGTTATGCACGTGATTCTTTTATCGAAGCTGCTTCTGAGATGGGTGTTCCACCCAGTGATATTAGGTTTATTGATTTGAGGGATGTTTGTTTTTCAAATAATGAGCGACAGGGTGTTGAGGCGGGTAAAAGATGTGTTGCCGGTGAGGTTGAGAAGATCTGTTCTTCTGAACAGCCCAGGGATATGGCTGTTAATATTGGTGATAGAGTTTTAGTTGTTGGTGGTGGAGATATAGCCGATAAGGTTGCTGGCTATATGTCCGGTATGGTTGATGTGGTTCAGATAGTTCCTGAAGGGATAGATGTTTCAATGGATCGGTTGGTTGGTGATGACTCTGTTTATCAAGGTGAGGTATATAAGGTTGAGGGGCGTGTTGGTGATTTAGAGGTTGGTGTGTTGAAAGAGACAATGGTTGACATCGATCGATGTATTGGTTGTGATAGGTGTCGTCTTGAGTGTCATGCAGATGCGTTTACATCTGGATATAGGGTTTTAGATAGTTGTGATGAGTGTGGGGATTGTGTTGATGTATGTCCAGTTGATGCGATTGAGATTGGTCGTAAGGAAAAAAGGTTGTTTGAAACGGATCAGGTGTTGTTGTTTGATGATTCAATAGGTCTTGATTATAACGAACTTCCATCAGGAGTTAATTTAATTGGTTCAGACGTTTTTGAAAGTGTTTCAGGTGTTTTGGGTAATGCTGGCGGTTTCCGTAAAGATGTTTGGCTTGATGTGAGAAAGGAGTTGTGTAACAGTAGGGGGCCTGGTGGTAGTGAGGGTTGTTCTTATTGTGTAGAACTATGTCCTATGGACGCTGTCTGGGTTGATGGTGATGGTATCCATTTTGATAGGGTTGAATGTAGTGGGTGTGGGCTTTGCTCGGCAATATGTCCATTGTCGGTTCCGGTGCACAAAAGTTCTAATGAATCATTCTTTAATGTTTTAGATACTGTCTTATACGAAGAAGGGGGTTTTTTAAGGAAAGATCCTTTAGAAAAGCATGTTTTATTGTTTGGTTCTGAAGGTGTTTTAGATGAGTTAGGTGGTGAGGTCCGTAGTGGTTGGGAACTGTCTCCATTTATACCGGTTGAGGTTGAGGTTGGAGCTTTATCTACTGCAATGGTTGTTTATGCTGCCTGTAAGGCGGATGGTGTTGTAGTAGTTGGTGATGTGTCTCCGGCTGTTGATATGGCTCAGACTATAGTTGATGAACTTGGTGTTGGTGATGTTGGTGTAATGGCTGGGGGCATCGATGTTTCTTGGTTGAACTCTTTTTATCGCTCGGTTGATACTGGAAACAGAGTAGATTTAAGGCATCCTGATAGTTATGAGAACAGGGAATGTCTTGTTTCATTGTTGATGGAGTTGGGTGGTGAGGGTGTTGTTGAGGGTCGGTATTCTTTTGGATTTATCGATGTTTCAAGTGAATGTACTTTATGTAATGCCTGTGCTAATGCCTGTCAGACTGGTGGTTTAGAGCGTAAGGAGGGTATGTTGGTTTTCAGGCATGATAGGTGTACTGGATGTGGGCTTTGTATGGAGGTATGTCCTGAGGATGCTTTGGATATTGAGTATTTATTGGATTTTGGTAAGCTTGGTGATGAGGTCGGTGTTTTTGAGTCGGAGATGGTTTGTTGTGAGAAATGTGGCAGGGAATTTATAAGTATGGAGGCATACAGGAAGGTTGTGGATTCACTGGAGAGTGTTGATAGCTCTAGATCTGGTGATCGAGTAGGTTTAGTTAAGTATTGTGAGGATTGTAGGCCGTTGATGGCTCTTCGTGATTTAGATGATTTAGGTGATTGA